Proteins encoded within one genomic window of Rossellomorea vietnamensis:
- a CDS encoding alpha/beta hydrolase codes for MTTVRGTVTELNLFSKELNEEMKMLVYLPATYSPLYKYTLLIAQDGKDYFQLGRIPRLADELLSNKEIENMIIVGVSYKDVEDRRRKYHPHGEENDAYIRFLAHELVPYLDEHYPTYHMGMGRALIGDSLGATVSLMTALKYPNTFGKVLLQSPFVNEKVLDAVEDFTQPHLLSIYHIIGLQETEVKTTDGKVKDFLKPNRQLHETFDQKGFSSFYDEFDGDHTWKHWQPDLKRALKLMF; via the coding sequence ATGACAACTGTAAGAGGAACTGTAACCGAATTAAACCTCTTTAGTAAAGAATTAAACGAAGAGATGAAGATGCTGGTTTATTTACCGGCAACCTACTCTCCCCTTTATAAATACACCCTTCTCATTGCTCAGGATGGCAAAGATTACTTCCAGCTGGGAAGGATTCCGCGACTCGCGGATGAATTGCTTTCAAACAAGGAAATCGAAAATATGATCATTGTGGGGGTTTCATATAAAGACGTAGAGGATCGCAGACGGAAATATCATCCCCACGGTGAGGAAAACGATGCGTATATCCGCTTTCTGGCACATGAACTGGTCCCTTATTTAGATGAGCATTACCCAACTTATCATATGGGGATGGGACGTGCCCTTATCGGAGATTCATTGGGGGCGACCGTCTCTTTGATGACTGCTTTGAAATACCCGAACACATTCGGCAAGGTTCTCCTTCAATCTCCTTTCGTCAATGAAAAAGTCCTTGATGCCGTGGAAGATTTCACACAGCCTCATCTGTTAAGCATTTACCATATAATAGGGTTGCAGGAAACCGAAGTGAAGACGACAGATGGCAAAGTAAAGGATTTCTTAAAACCAAACCGTCAGCTTCATGAAACATTCGATCAAAAAGGATTCAGTTCCTTTTACGATGAATTCGACGGGGACCATACATGGAAGCATTGGCAGCCTGATTTAAAACGTGCATTGAAGCTAATGTTTTAG
- a CDS encoding stage VI sporulation protein F, with protein MNNNFFKNLEKKTGVNMNEVLELANSLQNANFKDEATVRSVIKRVSKIANKPVNKEMEDKIVQSIVNDGKQLDFGTISNMLNKGKK; from the coding sequence ATGAATAATAACTTTTTTAAGAATTTAGAGAAGAAGACAGGCGTTAACATGAACGAAGTGTTAGAGCTTGCGAACTCTTTACAAAATGCAAATTTCAAAGATGAAGCAACGGTTAGAAGCGTCATCAAACGTGTATCTAAAATCGCCAATAAACCTGTAAACAAGGAAATGGAAGATAAAATTGTCCAATCGATCGTGAACGACGGGAAGCAATTGGACTTCGGAACAATCTCCAACATGTTAAACAAGGGGAAAAAATAA
- a CDS encoding TRAP transporter permease → MEKDKEFESLTAEQQQELLEKYDPESSTRKFHHGIFKWIIFFGLLAFSLFQLVASIFQFIPRQLLLSIHLGFALSLVFLLFPARKKNLKKDKIAWYDVVLSVISIGIGAYWPIMQDDIVSRVGLMTSLDFYVGFAAMILVLEATRRAVGLPITIIASAFILYMYYGRLMPGFLAHRGYDWDDIVKTMFFTSEGILGTPLYVSATFIFLFLLFGAFLVKTGVGQYFNDLAVSIAGKRVGGPAKVAIFSSALQGTISGSSVANVVTSGSFTIPMMKKLGYRKEFAGGVEAAASTGGQLMPPIMGAAAFLMVEFIGGISYWDIAKAASIPAVLYFTGIWIMTHFEAKRIGLRGLSDEEMPNRKEVFKKIYLLLPILTVIILLVSGMSVMRAALWSIVATIVISAIRKDTRIGFKDAVDALVDGARTALSVAVATAAAGMIVGVVTKTGLGLTLANGLVDLAADLTNTTEGKLILTLIFTMIASIVLGMGSPTTANYVITSTIAAPAIILLGAPELAAHLFVFYFGIIADITPPVALAAFAAAGVSGGEPIRTGVNSAKLAIAAFIIPYMFVLSPELLMIDTTIPRLLWVVFTAVTGMMAIGAGMIGYWYRRVFVIERFLCVAAGLLLIYPEGMSDIIGLVLFGIMLALQFFIKREDKTPTRATA, encoded by the coding sequence TTGGAAAAAGATAAAGAATTTGAATCATTGACTGCAGAACAACAACAAGAGTTACTAGAGAAATACGATCCAGAATCATCTACAAGAAAATTCCATCATGGGATATTCAAATGGATCATATTCTTCGGATTATTGGCATTTTCACTATTTCAATTAGTAGCATCGATCTTTCAATTCATCCCTAGGCAATTATTGTTATCCATTCACTTAGGGTTCGCTCTTTCTTTAGTGTTCCTCTTATTCCCTGCCCGGAAGAAGAATCTGAAGAAGGATAAGATCGCCTGGTATGACGTCGTTCTTTCAGTCATTTCGATTGGGATCGGTGCTTATTGGCCGATCATGCAGGATGATATCGTCAGCCGGGTGGGATTGATGACCTCCCTTGATTTCTATGTCGGTTTCGCTGCTATGATCCTTGTACTTGAAGCAACCCGTCGTGCAGTGGGGTTACCGATCACCATCATTGCTTCTGCGTTCATCCTGTATATGTATTATGGCAGATTGATGCCTGGATTCCTTGCCCATAGAGGATATGACTGGGATGATATCGTTAAAACGATGTTCTTTACAAGTGAAGGGATCCTGGGTACTCCCCTATATGTATCAGCGACCTTCATCTTCCTGTTCTTATTGTTCGGGGCGTTCCTGGTGAAAACCGGCGTCGGACAATACTTTAATGATTTGGCCGTATCCATTGCCGGGAAACGTGTAGGAGGGCCCGCAAAGGTTGCCATTTTCTCCAGTGCCCTTCAAGGGACGATCAGTGGAAGCTCGGTCGCAAACGTCGTGACTTCGGGTTCCTTCACGATTCCTATGATGAAGAAGCTTGGGTACCGTAAAGAGTTTGCCGGTGGAGTAGAGGCTGCTGCTTCGACAGGTGGTCAGCTGATGCCTCCGATCATGGGAGCTGCCGCATTCCTGATGGTCGAGTTTATCGGAGGGATTTCCTATTGGGATATTGCGAAAGCTGCCTCGATTCCTGCCGTCCTGTATTTTACCGGGATTTGGATTATGACTCACTTTGAAGCGAAACGTATCGGTCTTCGTGGATTATCAGATGAAGAAATGCCCAACCGTAAAGAAGTATTCAAAAAGATTTATCTGCTGCTTCCGATACTGACGGTCATCATTCTGTTGGTAAGCGGGATGAGTGTCATGCGTGCTGCACTGTGGTCGATTGTTGCCACTATCGTCATCAGTGCCATACGAAAAGATACAAGGATCGGTTTCAAGGATGCTGTGGATGCCCTTGTTGACGGCGCCAGAACTGCCTTGTCTGTAGCCGTGGCGACAGCTGCCGCCGGTATGATCGTAGGTGTTGTAACGAAAACGGGGTTAGGATTGACCCTGGCAAATGGATTGGTGGACCTGGCTGCAGATCTGACCAATACAACAGAAGGCAAGCTGATCCTAACATTGATCTTCACGATGATAGCGTCGATCGTACTCGGCATGGGTTCTCCGACAACGGCGAACTATGTCATAACTTCCACCATCGCTGCTCCTGCGATTATTCTATTAGGGGCACCGGAGCTTGCGGCACATTTATTCGTGTTTTACTTCGGGATCATTGCTGATATCACGCCTCCAGTGGCGCTGGCTGCATTCGCCGCGGCCGGGGTATCGGGAGGGGAGCCGATACGGACAGGGGTCAATTCCGCTAAATTGGCCATCGCTGCCTTTATCATCCCCTATATGTTCGTCCTGTCACCTGAACTGTTAATGATCGATACGACCATTCCTAGATTACTTTGGGTCGTCTTCACGGCCGTAACGGGGATGATGGCGATCGGGGCAGGTATGATCGGATATTGGTACCGTCGAGTGTTCGTCATAGAACGTTTCCTTTGCGTAGCAGCCGGATTATTACTGATTTATCCTGAGGGGATGTCAGACATTATTGGTCTGGTATTATTCGGTATCATGCTTGCGCTGCAATTCTTTATTAAGAGAGAAGATAAAACACCAACAAGAGCAACGGCATAA
- a CDS encoding cold-shock protein yields MENGKVKWFNAEKGFGFIEVEGGDDVFVHFSAIQGEGFKSLDEGQEVSFDVEQGARGPQAANVRKA; encoded by the coding sequence ATGGAAAATGGTAAAGTAAAATGGTTTAACGCAGAAAAAGGTTTCGGATTCATCGAAGTAGAAGGTGGAGACGACGTATTCGTACACTTCTCAGCGATTCAAGGTGAAGGTTTCAAATCTCTTGACGAAGGTCAAGAAGTATCTTTCGACGTTGAACAAGGTGCTCGTGGACCACAAGCAGCTAACGTACGTAAAGCATAA
- a CDS encoding TAXI family TRAP transporter solute-binding subunit, with protein MKKRSLFLSTALLLVLSVVLAACGGGSGGGSSSDGEGNKEVDFIGIATGGTGGTYYPLGGTFAKIIEDETGIKSSASTSGASAENMAAVKDGKTEIAFTQTDIASYASEGTEMFKDNKVENARGIATLYPETIQIVTTKDSGIKSVEDLKGKVVSVGEAGSGTLLNATQILEVHGIKLEDLEARNLSFDDSTTGIQDGTIDAAFITSGTPTGAVEGLAATEDIAIVPVESDKVSELIEKYPYYSEDEIPAGTYSKVDDAVTTVAVRAMLVTNADISEDVIYDVTKAIFENTDKITHAKGKLIKAEDGLKGMGIELHPGAKKYFDEKGISME; from the coding sequence ATGAAAAAACGCAGTTTATTTCTAAGCACTGCACTACTTCTAGTTCTATCTGTCGTTCTTGCTGCATGTGGCGGTGGATCAGGTGGAGGTTCATCATCTGATGGTGAAGGTAACAAAGAGGTTGACTTCATTGGAATTGCTACAGGTGGTACAGGGGGTACATATTACCCGTTGGGCGGAACATTCGCTAAGATTATCGAAGATGAAACCGGAATCAAGTCCTCAGCATCCACTTCAGGTGCATCTGCTGAAAATATGGCCGCTGTGAAAGACGGTAAAACTGAAATCGCTTTTACGCAAACGGATATTGCATCTTATGCGTCTGAAGGTACAGAAATGTTCAAGGACAACAAGGTAGAGAACGCAAGAGGTATTGCGACACTTTATCCAGAAACAATCCAGATCGTTACAACAAAGGATTCAGGTATCAAATCAGTTGAAGATCTAAAAGGGAAAGTCGTTTCTGTAGGTGAAGCTGGATCTGGTACTTTACTGAATGCCACTCAAATCCTTGAGGTTCATGGGATCAAGCTGGAAGACTTAGAAGCTCGTAATCTATCATTTGATGATTCAACGACAGGGATCCAGGATGGTACCATCGATGCGGCATTCATCACATCAGGTACTCCGACTGGAGCGGTTGAAGGTCTGGCTGCAACAGAAGACATCGCAATCGTACCTGTTGAGTCAGATAAAGTCAGCGAATTGATCGAGAAGTATCCTTACTACTCAGAGGATGAAATCCCGGCTGGAACATACAGTAAAGTGGATGACGCAGTGACAACGGTTGCCGTTCGTGCCATGCTTGTGACGAACGCTGACATTTCTGAAGATGTCATCTACGATGTGACAAAAGCCATTTTTGAAAACACGGATAAAATCACCCACGCCAAAGGTAAGCTGATCAAAGCTGAAGATGGACTTAAAGGTATGGGAATCGAATTACATCCTGGTGCAAAGAAATACTTTGATGAAAAAGGAATTTCAATGGAATAG
- a CDS encoding phosphatidylglycerophosphatase A — MNKPVHSRDVTKAALQRLKDRGVRIEDIAEIVFEMQYPYNHDLTMDDCIDSVKRVLLKREIQHAILVGVELDQLAEEKKLSEPLQSIVEMDEGLFGVDETIALGAALGYGSIAVTTFGHLDKNKIGIIRELDTKKGNGVHTFLDDIVASIAANASSRIAHTQRDMEENISEEDKLKFEDEELIG; from the coding sequence ATGAATAAACCTGTCCATTCAAGAGATGTAACCAAAGCTGCACTCCAAAGATTGAAAGATCGGGGAGTGAGGATAGAAGATATAGCCGAGATCGTCTTTGAAATGCAGTATCCATATAATCATGATCTTACGATGGATGATTGTATTGATAGTGTGAAGAGAGTTTTATTAAAAAGGGAGATTCAGCATGCCATTTTGGTAGGGGTGGAGCTGGATCAGCTTGCTGAAGAGAAGAAGCTTTCTGAACCCCTTCAATCGATTGTAGAAATGGATGAAGGACTGTTTGGAGTCGACGAGACCATTGCACTGGGGGCTGCTTTAGGCTATGGAAGCATTGCCGTCACCACATTCGGCCATCTGGATAAGAATAAAATTGGCATCATCAGGGAGCTGGATACGAAAAAAGGGAATGGTGTACATACCTTTTTAGATGATATCGTAGCAAGCATCGCTGCAAATGCATCTTCAAGGATAGCCCATACTCAGAGGGACATGGAAGAAAATATTTCCGAAGAAGATAAGTTGAAGTTCGAGGACGAGGAATTGATTGGCTGA
- a CDS encoding DUF421 domain-containing protein — protein sequence MEIKSIAIELIVGYFALLILTKILGKTQITQISAFDFISALILGELVGNSLYDGKTTVYQILAAISIWGSLIFITEFFTQKSRRFRHMLEGTPSLIINKGHINFKELKKNHLDLNQLQHLLRAKDVFSVRECEYALLESDGTLSVIRKPLYDMVQRQDLQLPIKAATLPLAFIVDGEIVYDNLTLAGQEDTWLLNEIKKQGFHSSKDVLYAEWEDGKTLLVQGY from the coding sequence ATGGAAATCAAGTCCATTGCCATTGAATTAATCGTCGGATATTTTGCACTACTCATTTTGACAAAAATCCTCGGAAAAACACAAATCACGCAAATATCAGCCTTTGACTTCATTTCCGCTTTAATTCTTGGTGAGCTCGTGGGAAACTCCCTTTATGATGGGAAAACAACCGTATACCAAATTCTTGCTGCCATTTCGATTTGGGGGAGTCTGATCTTCATTACTGAATTCTTCACTCAAAAATCAAGGCGGTTCCGCCATATGCTCGAGGGGACCCCTTCATTGATCATCAATAAAGGACATATCAATTTTAAAGAACTCAAAAAAAATCATCTGGATTTGAATCAGCTTCAGCATTTACTCCGGGCAAAGGATGTATTTTCTGTCAGGGAATGTGAATATGCCCTTCTTGAATCAGACGGAACGTTGAGCGTCATCCGTAAGCCGCTATATGACATGGTTCAACGACAGGATCTTCAACTCCCAATCAAGGCAGCCACCCTCCCTCTTGCCTTTATCGTAGATGGTGAAATTGTCTATGATAACTTAACCCTTGCCGGGCAAGAAGATACTTGGTTATTGAATGAAATAAAAAAACAAGGCTTCCACTCCTCCAAAGACGTGCTTTACGCAGAATGGGAAGATGGAAAAACCTTGTTGGTTCAAGGATACTAA
- a CDS encoding YjcG family protein, which translates to MNYGIVIFPSKKLQDIANSYRKRYDPHYALVPPHLTLKNVFSADDDQIKDIAGKLSVISKKYDPFNLKVYKVSSFQPVNNVIYFKVESKPELQGLHDDMHNQNFMGDEPEFAFVPHITIAQKLSNDEHSDIFGSLSMLGIDHEEIIDRFHLLYQLENGSWTVYETFRLGKEQ; encoded by the coding sequence ATGAATTATGGTATAGTCATTTTCCCATCGAAAAAGCTTCAAGATATCGCGAACTCTTATAGGAAACGCTATGATCCTCATTATGCATTGGTTCCGCCACATTTGACATTGAAAAATGTCTTTAGTGCAGACGACGATCAAATTAAAGATATCGCAGGAAAGCTTTCCGTGATTTCAAAGAAATACGATCCATTTAATTTAAAGGTGTACAAAGTAAGTTCCTTTCAACCTGTAAACAATGTGATTTATTTCAAGGTCGAGTCAAAACCTGAACTTCAGGGGTTGCACGATGACATGCATAACCAAAACTTCATGGGTGACGAACCGGAATTCGCTTTCGTCCCTCACATCACGATTGCCCAGAAGCTTTCGAATGATGAGCATTCGGATATTTTCGGATCATTGAGCATGCTGGGCATCGATCATGAGGAAATCATCGACCGCTTCCACTTGCTTTATCAGTTAGAGAACGGCTCCTGGACCGTGTACGAAACGTTCCGATTAGGGAAGGAACAGTAA
- a CDS encoding 3-hydroxyacyl-CoA dehydrogenase, with protein MEMKDSVAVITGGASGLGEATARKIMEEGGKVYILDLNGERSSTLKKEYGDSMFYHETDVTNEKSVKEALDRAMEDFGGFNTVVNCAGIAPPGKVVGRKGIHSLEKFSKVIEVNLIGTFNVIRLTAEKMMQNIPNEHGEKGVIVNTASVAAFDGQIGQAAYSASKGGVVGMTLPIARELARDGIRVMTIAPGLFHTPMFDTLPEEARQSLGSTVPFPKRLGYPSEYAQLVRSILENPMLNGETIRLDGAIRMQPK; from the coding sequence GTGGAGATGAAAGATTCTGTTGCCGTCATCACGGGGGGAGCATCCGGACTGGGAGAAGCCACGGCACGAAAAATCATGGAAGAAGGGGGAAAGGTTTATATCCTTGACCTCAATGGGGAGAGAAGCTCAACGTTAAAAAAAGAGTATGGGGACTCCATGTTTTATCATGAAACAGATGTAACAAATGAAAAAAGTGTAAAAGAGGCCCTTGATAGAGCCATGGAAGATTTCGGGGGATTCAATACAGTTGTGAATTGTGCAGGTATCGCACCTCCTGGAAAAGTGGTGGGGAGAAAAGGTATCCATTCCCTTGAGAAATTTTCCAAAGTAATTGAAGTGAATTTGATCGGTACGTTCAATGTCATACGGTTGACTGCAGAAAAGATGATGCAAAACATACCGAATGAGCATGGGGAAAAAGGTGTGATCGTGAATACTGCGTCTGTTGCCGCATTTGACGGTCAAATCGGTCAGGCTGCGTATAGTGCATCAAAAGGAGGAGTTGTAGGAATGACCCTGCCGATTGCAAGGGAACTTGCAAGGGACGGCATCAGGGTCATGACGATTGCACCGGGATTATTCCATACCCCTATGTTTGACACCCTTCCAGAAGAGGCAAGACAATCCCTTGGGAGCACGGTTCCTTTCCCTAAACGTCTTGGTTATCCATCTGAATATGCTCAGTTGGTGAGAAGCATACTTGAAAACCCGATGTTGAATGGAGAGACGATCCGCTTGGACGGAGCCATCAGGATGCAGCCTAAATAA
- a CDS encoding GNAT family N-acetyltransferase, translating to MIVEVAKTEDQIQEVFHIRKTVFVVEQQVPLEEEIDEYENDSTHFVLYEDNKAVGAGRFRILDGVGKVERVCILKSTRGKGAGRELMLAIEEYAKRQPLSQLKLNAQTYAIPFYEGLGYQVTSEEFLDAGIPHKTMKKTI from the coding sequence GTGATTGTCGAAGTTGCCAAGACAGAGGATCAGATCCAAGAGGTATTCCATATACGAAAGACGGTCTTTGTAGTGGAACAGCAGGTTCCCCTGGAAGAAGAAATCGATGAGTATGAAAACGACTCCACTCATTTCGTTCTCTATGAGGATAACAAGGCGGTCGGGGCAGGACGATTTCGCATTCTCGATGGAGTCGGAAAAGTGGAAAGGGTCTGTATCCTTAAATCCACCAGGGGGAAAGGTGCCGGACGTGAATTGATGCTCGCCATTGAGGAATATGCGAAGCGGCAGCCTTTATCACAATTGAAATTAAATGCCCAAACCTATGCCATCCCTTTTTACGAAGGATTAGGGTATCAGGTTACTTCCGAGGAATTCCTCGATGCCGGCATCCCTCATAAAACAATGAAAAAAACCATCTGA
- a CDS encoding DUF1850 domain-containing protein, producing the protein MKKFSFMGAILLILCVGIILFIPLQTFLVIEPRSTTGDPVLFGLPEDHSFSVRYTHSIHLSEVEEFYHQTSSNQIQQTQLLYEDTAIGMPANAEGNETFEVTKEGKYLISNMDKVFPFIDIRIGQVVANHRLVINGKEYPLADYFDKGSVVRVQIMKQSLYDQWKGVTVVGKR; encoded by the coding sequence ATGAAGAAATTTTCATTCATGGGTGCGATTCTCCTTATTCTTTGTGTTGGAATCATCCTTTTTATACCCTTGCAAACTTTTTTAGTGATAGAACCGAGAAGTACAACGGGGGACCCGGTCCTTTTCGGACTTCCGGAGGATCATTCCTTTTCGGTTCGCTATACACACTCTATTCATCTATCAGAAGTAGAGGAATTTTACCATCAAACATCTTCCAATCAAATTCAACAAACCCAATTACTCTATGAAGATACTGCCATTGGGATGCCGGCCAATGCAGAGGGAAATGAAACCTTTGAAGTGACGAAGGAAGGCAAATATTTAATTTCTAATATGGATAAAGTGTTCCCATTCATTGATATCCGGATCGGACAGGTCGTCGCCAATCACCGCCTTGTGATAAACGGAAAGGAATATCCTTTAGCCGACTATTTTGATAAAGGCTCCGTCGTTCGGGTTCAGATAATGAAACAATCACTTTATGATCAGTGGAAAGGAGTGACTGTAGTTGGAAAAAGATAA
- a CDS encoding YjcZ family sporulation protein, whose amino-acid sequence MYGYGYGGCGYGAGCGYGGGYGSTFVLIVVLFILLIIVGASFC is encoded by the coding sequence ATGTATGGATATGGATACGGTGGCTGTGGATATGGTGCCGGCTGTGGATATGGCGGCGGTTATGGCTCAACGTTTGTATTGATCGTTGTGCTTTTCATTCTCTTGATTATCGTTGGAGCAAGTTTCTGTTAG
- a CDS encoding MBL fold metallo-hydrolase, with protein MKLEKFTEHCFAFTGAVTIGYCVKDGKGLLIDSGLDDSAVKKMKRILDGEGLPLDYCVITHAHADHFGGARYLKSKYDIPLFALKFEKAIIENSILEPIYLFNGAVPISDLRNKFLEGQAVEVDGELLIGENIIGPFIFEVIDLPGHSHSQAGLLVDGILYAADSYFGSETLKKHVIPFIVDADLTLESLERLLHISCKGAIPGHGRFEEDISQTVKNNIELHEERMNSLLDVINTSPGGKTFDHIMREYLELHSINVSNVGQWLLFRTSVTAYLTSLERKKLLSFLIQHNELIIKPR; from the coding sequence TTGAAACTAGAGAAATTCACAGAACATTGCTTTGCATTTACCGGTGCGGTTACGATCGGATATTGTGTAAAAGATGGAAAGGGGCTTTTAATCGATAGCGGATTGGATGATTCGGCAGTGAAGAAGATGAAGAGGATATTGGACGGAGAGGGACTTCCCCTCGATTATTGCGTGATCACCCATGCCCACGCCGATCATTTTGGCGGTGCCAGGTATCTTAAGAGTAAATATGATATTCCATTGTTTGCCCTGAAATTTGAAAAAGCGATTATTGAGAATTCCATTTTAGAACCCATCTATTTGTTCAATGGGGCTGTTCCAATAAGTGACTTAAGGAATAAATTTCTTGAGGGACAGGCAGTCGAGGTGGATGGAGAACTATTAATAGGAGAAAATATCATTGGTCCGTTTATTTTTGAGGTCATTGATTTACCAGGGCATTCGCATAGTCAGGCAGGTCTTCTGGTTGATGGTATTTTATATGCAGCGGACAGTTATTTTGGAAGTGAGACGTTAAAGAAGCATGTGATCCCCTTTATTGTGGATGCAGACCTTACATTGGAATCGTTAGAAAGACTCCTTCACATATCCTGTAAAGGAGCGATCCCGGGTCATGGCCGGTTCGAAGAAGACATCTCTCAAACGGTGAAGAATAATATCGAACTTCATGAAGAAAGAATGAACTCCCTTTTAGATGTGATAAATACAAGCCCTGGCGGTAAGACATTTGATCATATCATGAGGGAATACTTAGAATTACATAGTATCAACGTCTCGAATGTGGGGCAGTGGCTGCTATTCAGAACATCGGTCACGGCCTACCTCACAAGTCTTGAACGGAAGAAACTTCTCTCCTTTTTGATTCAACACAATGAACTGATTATTAAACCCCGTTAG
- a CDS encoding WYL domain-containing protein: MMRLLERSLMDRCPIEIIYMTSGQKCSKRRILVKRVEKDYITAYCYFRRDVRNFRIHDILAASPIHFHSDRTISRRDYNK; encoded by the coding sequence ATGATGAGGTTATTAGAGCGATCGTTGATGGATCGATGTCCCATTGAAATCATTTACATGACTTCCGGGCAGAAGTGTTCGAAAAGGAGAATACTGGTGAAAAGAGTTGAAAAGGATTATATCACTGCTTATTGCTATTTCAGGAGAGATGTCCGCAACTTCAGGATTCATGACATCTTAGCTGCTTCTCCCATCCATTTTCATTCTGACCGGACGATATCAAGACGGGATTACAATAAATAA